DNA sequence from the Deinococcus seoulensis genome:
CAGTATTACCGTGGCTCCCGCGCAGACCCTGAGTGACGTGGAGTACCAGCGTCTGCGTGACCAGTCGCTGGCGATCATCCGCGAGATCGGCGTGGACACCGGCGGCAGCAACATCCAGTTCGCCGTGAACCCCAAAGACGGCCGCGTGATCGTGATCGAGATGAACCCCCGCGTCAGCCGCAGCAGCGCACTGGCGAGCAAGGCGACGGGCTTCCCGATCGCCAAGATCGCCGCGCTGCTGGCCGTCGGGTACCACCTGGACGAACTGAAGAACGACATCACCCGCATCACGCCCGCCTCCTTCGAACCGAGCATCGACTACGTGGTCACGAAGATCCCGCGCTTCGCGTTCGAGAAGTTCCCCGGCAGCAGTGACGCGCTGGGCACGCAGATGCGCTCGGTGGGCGAGGTCATGGCCATCGGCCGCACCTTCAAGGAAAGCCTCCAGAAAGCCATGCGTTCGGTGGAGTCCGACGTGCGCGGGGCCTTTGCCGCCATGAGCGTGGACGAACTGCGCGGCCTGCTGTACGGCAACCCCCGCCGCCTGGAAGCCGTGCTGGAACTGCTGCGCCGGGGCGAGAGCACGGACGACCTGTTCGACGCCACCAAGATCGACCCGTGGTTCCTGAGCCAGCTCAAGGAGATCATCGACGCCGAGAGCGAACTGCTGGAACTCGGCCCGATCCGCGAGTGGAAGTACGAGATCTGGCGCGAGGTCAAACGCCTGGGCTTCAGTGACGCCCGCATCGGCGAGATCGTCGGCCTGAGCGAACTGGACGTCCGCGCCATCCGCAAGGAAGCCCGCGCCGTGCCCGTCTACAAGACCGTGGACACCTGCGCCGCCGAGTTCGAGGCGCACACCCCGTACCACTACAGCACCTACGAGTGGGAGGACGAGGTCACGCCCACCGACAAACCCAAGGTCGTGATCCTGGGCAGCGGCCCCAACCGCATCGGGCAGGGCGTGGAATTCGACTACGCCACCGTCCACGCCGTGTGGGCGTTGCAGGAAGCCGGGTACGAGACCATCATGGTCAACTCCAACCCCGAGACGGTCAGCACCGACTACGACACCGCCGACCGCCTGTACTTCGAGCCGCTGACGTTCGAGGACGTCATGAACATCGTCGAACACGAGAAACCCGTCGGCGTGATCGTGCAACTCGGCGGGCAGACCCCGCTGAAACTCGCCCGCCGACTGGCCGAGGCCGGAGCGCCCATCATCGGGACCAGCGTGGACGCCATCGACGAGGCCGAGGACCGCGCCTCCTTCAACGCGCTGTGCGAACGCCTCGGCCTGCCGCAACCGCTGGGCAAGGTCGCGCAGACGCCCGACCAGGCCGCCGCACTCGCCGAAGAACTCGGCTTCCCGCTCATGGCCCGCCCCTCCTACGTCCTGGGGGGCCGCGCCATGCGCACCGTCCGCTCCATGGACGAACTCACCACGTACCTGAACGAGGTGTACGCCGCCGTCGAAGGGCAACCCAGCATCCTCCTCGACCAGTTCCTGGAAGGCGCACTGGAACTCGACGTGGACACCCTCTGTGACGGCAACCGCGCGGTCGTCATGGGCATCATGGAGCACATCGAAGCCGCCGGCATCCACTCCGGCGACAGCGCCTGCATCCTCCCGCCCGTCAACCTCAGCCCCGACCTGCTGGCCCGCGTGAAAGCCGACACCGAACGCCTCGCCCTCGCCCTCGGCGTGCGCGGCCTGATGAACGTCCAGTGGGCCGTCAAGGACGACGTCGCGTACATCCTTGAAGCGAACCCGCGCGCCAGCCGCACCGTCCCGTTCGTGTCCAAGGCCGTGAACCACCCCCTCGCCAAGAGCGCCGCCCGCATCGCCGTCGGCCACACCCTCGACCAGATCGGCCTGCACGACACGCCAGTCCCCGCCATGTACTCCGTGAAGGAAGTGCACCTGCCGTTCCTGAAATTCGCGGGCGTGATCCCCACCCTCGGCCCCGAAATGAAAAGCACCGGCGAGAGCATGGGCATCGACAGCGACCCCTACCGCGCGTTCTACCGCGCGCAGATCGGCGCGAAAAGCAACGTCCCCACCACCGGCACCGCCCTGCTG
Encoded proteins:
- the carB gene encoding carbamoyl-phosphate synthase large subunit produces the protein MPKRTDLQTILILGSGPIQIGQAAEFDYSGTQALKALKNEGYRVVLVNSNPATIMTDPDLADATYLEPLTPEFVRRVIEKERPDALLPTLGGQTALNLAMDLNADGTLAEFGVELIGANAAAIRKGEDREEFQAAMKKIGVETAKGQMVHSMEEAVEYQKQIGLPIVIRPSFTLGGTGGGIAHTYEDFLAITEGGLRDSPVTSVLLEESILGWKEYELEVMRDTADTVVIITSIENFDPMGVHTGDSITVAPAQTLSDVEYQRLRDQSLAIIREIGVDTGGSNIQFAVNPKDGRVIVIEMNPRVSRSSALASKATGFPIAKIAALLAVGYHLDELKNDITRITPASFEPSIDYVVTKIPRFAFEKFPGSSDALGTQMRSVGEVMAIGRTFKESLQKAMRSVESDVRGAFAAMSVDELRGLLYGNPRRLEAVLELLRRGESTDDLFDATKIDPWFLSQLKEIIDAESELLELGPIREWKYEIWREVKRLGFSDARIGEIVGLSELDVRAIRKEARAVPVYKTVDTCAAEFEAHTPYHYSTYEWEDEVTPTDKPKVVILGSGPNRIGQGVEFDYATVHAVWALQEAGYETIMVNSNPETVSTDYDTADRLYFEPLTFEDVMNIVEHEKPVGVIVQLGGQTPLKLARRLAEAGAPIIGTSVDAIDEAEDRASFNALCERLGLPQPLGKVAQTPDQAAALAEELGFPLMARPSYVLGGRAMRTVRSMDELTTYLNEVYAAVEGQPSILLDQFLEGALELDVDTLCDGNRAVVMGIMEHIEAAGIHSGDSACILPPVNLSPDLLARVKADTERLALALGVRGLMNVQWAVKDDVAYILEANPRASRTVPFVSKAVNHPLAKSAARIAVGHTLDQIGLHDTPVPAMYSVKEVHLPFLKFAGVIPTLGPEMKSTGESMGIDSDPYRAFYRAQIGAKSNVPTTGTALLLGDGLDDVAASLQDSGLTVIREQDGDKLPNLLIDVTGSRLLRTALERGVPIVSTKEAAEWTAKAIAAAKDDPLNVKSLQEWVNA